AGGTGCGCCAAGCCGCCCTGGCCCTGGACGTGGCGCGCCTGGAGACCCGCAAGGCCGAGACCGGCCACCTGCCCACGGTGGACCTGCAGGCCAGCTACGGCGTGCAGCGAACGCCCAACGGCACCGTGCTCATGCCCGGCATCCACTCGCGCACCAACGTGGCCAGCGTGGGCGTGGCGCTCAACCTGCCGCTGTTCGCGGGCTTCGCGGTGCAGAACCGCGTGAAGGAAACCCTGTCGCTGGAGGACAAGGCCCGCGCCGACCTCGACAACGCCCGCCGCACCGCGGCCCAGGCCGCGCGCGCCGCCTTCTTCAACGTGCAGTCGGGCCTGAGCCAGGTCGGCGCCCTGCAGGCGGCCGAGGCATCGAGCCAGAGCGCGCTGGACGCCAACCTGCTCGGCTACAAGGTGGGCGTGCGCATCAACATCGACGTGCTCAACGCGCAAAGCCAGCTCTACCAGACCAAGCGCGACCTGGCCACCGCGCGCTACAACGTGCTGGTCGGCACCCTGCGCCTGAAGCAGGCGGCAGGCACGCTGACGGCCGACGACGTGGCGGCGGTGGATACGCTGCTGGCGCGGTAGACATACGCCCGAACCTCACTCCCGGGAACTGCCCAGGAGCGGCACCACGCGATCCGGATCCGCATGGCGGATGGCCGATGGTCTGTGCGCGATCAGCACGACCGTCCGCCCGCGGCGCTTGAGCAGGTCAGGGTGTACGAGCGCAGTCGTGAGGCAAAACGTCGCTCTCTGTAACAAAAAGGCCCCCGTGATTTCCCACGAGGGCCTTTTAATTTCCCATTGCTACATATTGCGTAGCACTAGAGCTAGTGTTTATGGGGTGGCTGATGGGAGTAAATCCAAAAGCGCTACAACCCATTGATTGTTCTACGAAAACCCATTGTAGGTTGACCTATTTTACCCGAAAAAGTGCTACACCAAGTGCTACACTAACCCTATTCGTATTAGGGGTATAAGCTCCTGAACCTTCTCACCTGTTCCGTTAGGACATGCCAACGGCAGACCTTCCAACGAGCCCAGCGGCGATTGAGCGACATAGGACTTGTATAGTGACCATGCCAATGGCAAAGTAAGCGCGCGAACTTAAAAATTGGGGGTAGCGTGCAAGATCCGAACAAAACAACCTTGTATTTTGACGTGGGCCGTACAACTTTCAACATGGTTACATGGGCTCTTTTGAATGTCCTCTTGTGGGTTCTGGTTTCTTTGTTTGTGGGGGTTTATCTAATGCACGCCAATGGTGACGTATCCACAAACGCTCACGTGACATTTTCTTCCAAAGTCGCCTTGCTTGCGCTTGTCCCATTAAATTGGTTTTACTGGAAAACGAAAGTGCGTGGCGGAAAATGGCGAAATTTATTCTACCGAAACTGGAAATAACGATAGACCTACATGGACTTGCAGCCGTCCGAGTTCTTCAAGCACCTAGATATGGAATAGCAAAAGCCAGTCGTTTGACTGGCTTTTTTGCTTCTATCTTCTCCGATTTGACAATTCCGAAAAATTGTTTAAATAAGAAGAAGGCGTTTCCGAGGCGCAATCTAAATATAATCAGCCGATTGAAAAAGTCAATCCCCGAATATAAAAGAATTGCTCCAGTGAAAACGCTGGGGCAATTTTTATTAACGGGGCATCAATGTTCGTAAATATTGCCAGTAGGAGCCGATATAAGTCGTAATGCAGAGAGTCGCGTTAATAAACTTCACTGCTTGAGCCTGACCAAAATTCGATAGGGCTTTGTAGAGCGATAGATCGATACTGTATTGGACGGACCTACAGCCCAACTAAAATTTTATAGGGTAAGTGCTAGAAGAGTTGTGAACAGAGCACAAGTGAGAGTAATCTCGGACCACGTTTACAGGGGGTTATGTTCCTGAACCGAGATATTGCAGCACATAACATGACTGCATGCCGGGTATGTAGGTGTTTTATCAGCTAGACCAAGCTCATAAATCATACATATTCTAGGCCTGGTAAGAGCCGCTATTCGGGCAACAATTTCGTTGACCTTTAAGCAGAGCTTTGCCGGGCTTAGTAGTCTGAAAGACGGATAAGCCGGTAAAGCTTAAAGACAAACTAGTCTACGAAGTAGACTATATAGAGTACAGTACAGATCCAATACTAGAGATCTATATAAATAACCATCAATAGAGATCTGTACCCGTAGGGTAGATATTAACGAAGTTAATATAAACGGACGGCGGCCACTTAAGAGCACGTTTTTAGGAAATTTTTGGCTTTGGCGGCTCGCCAAGGAAATTTTTGGCAATCTCCAAGAATTTTTCAAACCGCTGCCGGAGTCTGGATCTCAACTCCGCATTTTTCTTTCTCTCCGTTGCCAACTCTTCGTCCTTTTTAAGCAACTGGTCTTGCAGACGAAAGACAAGGCCAGCATCACCAAATTTTTCATTGATTGCGGTTGCATAGACTTCCCTTCTGGCTTCTATTTCCTTTCGCTCCTCTTTGATTTCTTCCCTCTCCAAGACCACAGCCTTGGTTTCCTTGAAAAATTTCATTTGCAGCTTCTGGAAATTGAGCATGGAGAATTGCTTGTAAATGTCCGCCTCATGTTTTATGTCTTTTATTAGGGGTAAAACGCATTCAGAAAATTTTTTCTTGAGCATGTCTTCTGACATTCGCTCTTTCCAAGTGAAATAAATTCCGCCTATGAGTTCACGGAATTTTTCCTCATATGCAGGACTGCTTTCCAAAATCTGCTGAACTTTTTGAATGGTGTACTCGTAATCACCCGCTTCCTGGTGCTTCGCCTTGGAACCTTTTTGACCTCGCACCAATCCCCATTTGCTATTGTTTTCTGCAAACCTCGTTTGCAGGTCTGCAAGGAATTCTGGATTGATATGGCGAGAACTCAATGACCAGGTTTCCTTAAAAAACTCCCCCTTTTGATTTTTGTACCGCTTCATGGACTTCTGTTCAGTGGTCACAAAAAAATGAATATGAGGTGTCTTTTCGTCTAGGTGGAGTACGCCGAATTTGAGTTGATCACCAAATTCTTTCCGCATGAACTTGACCTGATCAGCGGCCCACTTCCCAATGTCTTCGATTGACTTCCCCTCAAAAAATCCAGGCGAAGCAATGGCAAAGTATTCAAAGGCGAGCACATTGTTTTTCTTTTCCTTGATACCCAACTTCTGATAGTGCTCGTTCAATTTGGCAGTGAACTCCGCACCCGAAGTACAGTCAATGCCGAAGTCATTGACCAAAATTTGATTCAACTCGCTACGTGAGGAATCGATATTTTTCTGTTTTCTTAACCGTAGGTTGTGCCGCATGGCACCTGCTAGGTGGTACCTATTTCTGATTTTCTTGGTGCGAAGGCATGCATACATTGGCTTGACTTCGTTCTTGTTTTTATATGCCATATTGCGGGCTTTTTATCGTTCTTTTTGCCTCCTGCCCTATATAAAGCGTAACGCATAAATGCCGAAAGGCAAGAGCAAACCCCTTTGACGTTCATTTCATGAACATCGCCTACTATGCAAACCCACTACGCTGCGCTCCGGGGTTTACGTAGGCCAAAGGGTTCCCCTTTGGATTCCCAAAAGCAAAGTCAAAGCCCGGACCTTGAGGACCTGTCCTCAAACTCCTTTCCGAATGCCAAAAAAAATGCCACCTATCGGTAGCATTTTTATTTGACACTCGGCCTATTTTATCTAATCTGTCACCTATCAAATTTGATAGTTGACATTGCTTGAATAGGTGTTACTCCACTCATTTTTTTGGCTTTGGATTCGAGGCTTCCTCAATATCTTTTTTTATTTTTTCGAATATCTTTTCCACACTTTTTGTTCCATGGAGAAGATCTGATGATTGATTTAGAACTTCTTTTATATCGGAATCTGACATGCCATGCTTTTTTAGACGTCGCCTTAGTTGATTCCGTCTTCTTCTGAAATTAATGACTTTACATATCTCCTCGCAGTGATAACCCGCTGCACAGAGATTTTCCACGAAGTCCTCCTCCATTGGGTCAAGCTCAATCTGGAGGGAATTTTCAATTTTATCGATGCATTCTTGAGGTGAACACGAGCTTGGTTTAATTCGCATTTTCAATAACTCAATTAGTTCAATTAGTTTTCGAAACCACCTCATACCTTGCTCCTTTTTCTGAACAAGGTATGAAACCAGCAGAAAAAGTCAAATCTTGGTTTTCTCTTTCTCGGCTTTCGCTGCTGCCTTCTTACGTAACTTTATGGCTTTCTCGTTCACGAGGCCCGCCAAAATATGTTCGTTTTTGAA
This region of Alicycliphilus denitrificans K601 genomic DNA includes:
- a CDS encoding plasmid recombination protein encodes the protein MAYKNKNEVKPMYACLRTKKIRNRYHLAGAMRHNLRLRKQKNIDSSRSELNQILVNDFGIDCTSGAEFTAKLNEHYQKLGIKEKKNNVLAFEYFAIASPGFFEGKSIEDIGKWAADQVKFMRKEFGDQLKFGVLHLDEKTPHIHFFVTTEQKSMKRYKNQKGEFFKETWSLSSRHINPEFLADLQTRFAENNSKWGLVRGQKGSKAKHQEAGDYEYTIQKVQQILESSPAYEEKFRELIGGIYFTWKERMSEDMLKKKFSECVLPLIKDIKHEADIYKQFSMLNFQKLQMKFFKETKAVVLEREEIKEERKEIEARREVYATAINEKFGDAGLVFRLQDQLLKKDEELATERKKNAELRSRLRQRFEKFLEIAKNFLGEPPKPKIS